The Candidatus Neomarinimicrobiota bacterium genome segment CGGAAAATTGTCCCGAGGAGTTCACATGCATAAAACTATACCTTTACTAGTCCTGATTACCTTCTCCGCTGCAAATCCCCAGATCACCCCCGAGATTTATTACCAACGGCGAGAGAGCGTCCGAGCGCAAATGGGACCTGGAGGACGGATGGTCCTGCTTACGAAAGCCATCACGATCCGAAATGGTGATGTGGAATACAAATTCCGTCCGGACTCCGACTTCTGGTACCTTACAGGCTTCAAGGAATCCCATGCGGTCTTGGTGCTGACCGGCGAGGAAGTGCGTTTTTCCGCCGGTGATCGAACCTATGAAGGTCATGAGTTTCTCTTTTTAGAAGCCAAGAATCCAAGGAGGGAGCGTTGGAGTGGCGAGCGTCTGGGAATTGAACAGGCACCGGAGGTTCTGGCCATTGACCAGGCTCTCCCCATCGACGCCTTCACCGAAGCGCTGCCCCGGCTCATGACCGGGGCTCATACAGTGTACGTCAATCTGAACCAGGCCGATCTGGAGCGGCCTCTCACTGCCCTGGCCGAGGCAACGTTGCAGTGGGTTCCCCCAAGCATCTGGACTCGACTATGTCCGTTCCGGATAGCTCGAAGCCTTCGGCAATCAAAAAAACGGCTCGATGCCCAAGCCAGGAAGATCAGGCCGCACAACCTGAAACTGGCGTACAAATCAGCCGGAGAGATTCTTGATCCAATGCGCAACCGTAAGTCACCACAGGAAATCGAACTGATCCAGCAGGCGGCGGAAATCACAGGCCAAGGGCTGGTGGCGGCCATGCAACGGGTCCAGCCCGGGCTGTATGAATATCAGGTGCAGGCCACTATTGAATATCTGTTCAAGGATAACGGCGCGCAACGGGAAGGTTTCCCTTTGATCATCGCCTCGGGCCCCAACGCGCTCATCCTGCACTATTCTGAAAGTAACCGCCAACTTCAGCCGGGGGAGCTGCTTCTTATGGACGTCGGCGCTGAGTTTGACATGTATACGGCCGACATCGCCCGCACAGTGCCTGTAGACGGCATCTTTTCGCCCGCCCAACGAGAACTGTATAGCTGCCTTTTAGAAGTCCAGGCGGCGGCGGCAACAGCCCTCCAGCCCGGAATCACTATCAAAGAACTGAATCGGATCGTAAAAGAGGCTCTCAAG includes the following:
- a CDS encoding aminopeptidase P N-terminal domain-containing protein codes for the protein MHKTIPLLVLITFSAANPQITPEIYYQRRESVRAQMGPGGRMVLLTKAITIRNGDVEYKFRPDSDFWYLTGFKESHAVLVLTGEEVRFSAGDRTYEGHEFLFLEAKNPRRERWSGERLGIEQAPEVLAIDQALPIDAFTEALPRLMTGAHTVYVNLNQADLERPLTALAEATLQWVPPSIWTRLCPFRIARSLRQSKKRLDAQARKIRPHNLKLAYKSAGEILDPMRNRKSPQEIELIQQAAEITGQGLVAAMQRVQPGLYEYQVQATIEYLFKDNGAQREGFPLIIASGPNALILHYSESNRQLQPGELLLMDVGAEFDMYTADIARTVPVDGIFSPAQRELYSCLLEVQAAAATALQPGITIKELNRIVKEALKEKGYDQYCIHGVSHWLGLDVHDVGGNEIPAAPGMVLTLEPGIYIPADDESLPQAYRGLGLRLEDDFLVTETGGVMLSKNIPRTVDEIESIMKK